The proteins below are encoded in one region of Pantoea sp. At-9b:
- a CDS encoding sigma-70 family RNA polymerase sigma factor — translation MVLSRNRDVAEELVQSTCVRALERSAQFSPGTRIDRWLFSVLHSVWINELRAQRVRMGQGFVASEELIAPDQQQQNEERMQYVKVMQRVGQLPEAQRNAVFLVYVEGFTYQEAAETLAVPVGTIMSRLAAARAMLANAVHGGPSAQEQRL, via the coding sequence ATGGTGTTGTCGCGTAACCGCGATGTGGCCGAAGAGCTGGTGCAATCTACCTGCGTGCGGGCGCTGGAGCGCAGCGCCCAATTCTCTCCGGGAACACGCATCGACCGCTGGCTGTTTAGCGTGTTGCACTCGGTATGGATCAACGAATTGCGCGCGCAACGAGTGCGGATGGGGCAAGGGTTTGTTGCCAGTGAAGAGTTAATCGCGCCGGATCAGCAGCAACAGAATGAGGAACGTATGCAGTATGTGAAGGTGATGCAGCGCGTCGGTCAACTGCCGGAAGCGCAACGCAATGCGGTGTTTCTGGTGTATGTCGAAGGATTTACTTATCAGGAAGCGGCGGAAACGCTGGCTGTGCCGGTGGGCACGATCATGAGCCGTCTGGCTGCTGCGCGTGCCATGCTGGCGAACGCGGTGCATGGCGGGCCGTCGGCACAGGAGCAACGGTTGTGA
- a CDS encoding anti-sigma factor has product MTAIRFSFPYSDEAIVAWLDGEMRTDDAQAFEKELKRNPELSARTAELMKSNQPFAEAFGLMLDQAPEPRMQQQLAQLLAQTPPLPAQSTAQVSRRTFIAASLGFLLAGTAVGYLVHPLAKPDESAAIRELEAQYMSLYSPETLADVDNSPQMLQHSLARTARELDINLTLAQLTLPEAELKSVRMLRYDDALISQIAWNHHNYGPMALCISRDMQMPSSGLMEEKRHGMNLVWWRHGGYQFVLIGRNPAAQLMKTAQTVTTRLNAPV; this is encoded by the coding sequence GTGACAGCGATCCGATTTAGTTTTCCCTATTCTGATGAAGCCATCGTTGCCTGGCTCGACGGTGAAATGCGCACGGATGATGCGCAGGCATTCGAAAAAGAGCTGAAGCGCAATCCGGAACTCTCTGCCCGCACCGCAGAACTGATGAAAAGTAATCAACCTTTTGCTGAGGCGTTTGGTCTGATGCTCGATCAGGCACCGGAACCCCGCATGCAGCAACAGTTAGCCCAGTTGCTGGCACAGACACCCCCCCTCCCGGCACAGTCCACGGCACAGGTGAGTCGCCGTACCTTTATCGCCGCATCGTTAGGTTTTTTGCTGGCGGGGACGGCGGTAGGGTATCTGGTACACCCGCTGGCAAAACCGGATGAAAGCGCCGCCATTCGTGAGCTGGAGGCGCAGTATATGTCGCTGTATAGCCCGGAAACGCTGGCGGATGTGGATAATTCACCGCAGATGTTGCAGCACTCCCTGGCACGGACAGCCCGTGAGCTGGACATCAATCTGACGTTGGCGCAATTAACGCTGCCGGAAGCGGAGTTAAAAAGCGTGCGCATGTTGCGTTATGACGATGCGTTGATCTCGCAGATTGCATGGAATCACCACAATTATGGCCCGATGGCGCTGTGCATATCACGCGACATGCAGATGCCATCCAGCGGCCTGATGGAGGAAAAACGCCACGGGATGAATCTGGTCTGGTGGCGTCATGGGGGGTATCAATTTGTACTGATTGGGCGCAATCCGGCAGCGCAGTTGATGAAAACGGCGCAAACCGTCACGACACGATTGAATGCACCCGTGTAG
- a CDS encoding ABC-F family ATP-binding cassette domain-containing protein produces MSTLLSAHAVGFDNAFGTLFDNISFSLKTGDRIGLLGANGCGKSTLLKILNRELDASHGSLSQASHCQVARIEQQLPSPLLQVSLLDAVVAQLPPAQRQSESWRAEALLASQGFSPLQQSQTTATLSGGQHMRLLLARALIMQPDLLLLDEPSNHLDLPTLLWLERFLQQWDGSFVLVSHDSTLLDRVTQSSWFLRDQTLQCFALPCSAAREAQAQQDEADARRCQAEQKEIDRLAKSAQRLAIWGRTYDNEGLSRKAQQMAKRVDWLKEVQTSVTRGSPWRLQLHGTALDADRVLALPEMAVRPSAAGEVLFSLPELQVKSGDRIALVGHNGCGKSTLLRHLWQRYQQQPEAWFHPRVQSGYYDQSLKQLADEDTLIAALARFAAFNHQQAKKALIAAGFPFQRHQQSVASLSGGERSRLLFVGLSLSRYSLLLLDEPTNHLDMAGKEELALALNHFAGAVILVTHDRALMTQSCNRFWLIEQQQLTEWPSMAAVADRMTAAQPLPSPPAVPVAATPNVTGDEDVLLATLLDLQQKLADDLQRKPKHQKPTLQAEWQQQITRLSAELGLL; encoded by the coding sequence ATGAGCACATTACTATCCGCACACGCAGTGGGCTTTGATAATGCCTTCGGCACCCTGTTTGACAACATCTCATTTAGCCTGAAAACCGGCGATCGTATTGGCCTGCTGGGCGCAAACGGCTGCGGCAAAAGCACCCTGTTGAAAATTCTCAATCGGGAGCTGGATGCCAGCCACGGGAGTCTGTCGCAGGCCAGCCACTGTCAGGTGGCAAGAATTGAACAACAATTACCCTCGCCGCTGTTGCAGGTGTCACTGCTGGACGCGGTGGTCGCACAACTCCCGCCCGCACAGCGGCAAAGCGAAAGCTGGCGGGCGGAGGCGCTTCTGGCCAGCCAGGGGTTTAGCCCGCTACAGCAATCGCAAACCACCGCCACGCTCAGTGGCGGCCAACATATGCGTTTATTGCTGGCACGCGCGTTGATTATGCAGCCCGACCTGCTGTTACTGGATGAGCCGAGCAACCACCTCGATTTGCCGACGCTGTTGTGGCTGGAGCGCTTCTTGCAACAGTGGGATGGCAGCTTTGTGTTGGTATCGCATGACAGCACCCTGCTGGATCGGGTGACCCAGAGCAGCTGGTTTTTGCGCGATCAGACATTGCAATGCTTTGCGCTGCCGTGCTCAGCCGCACGTGAGGCACAGGCACAGCAGGATGAAGCCGATGCGCGTCGTTGCCAGGCGGAGCAAAAGGAGATTGATCGGCTGGCGAAAAGTGCGCAACGTCTGGCGATCTGGGGTCGGACTTATGACAACGAGGGTTTGTCACGCAAAGCCCAGCAGATGGCAAAACGGGTCGACTGGTTGAAAGAGGTTCAGACCAGCGTGACCCGTGGCAGCCCATGGCGCTTGCAGCTGCACGGTACAGCGTTGGATGCCGACCGCGTGCTGGCACTGCCGGAAATGGCGGTTCGACCATCCGCTGCGGGTGAGGTGCTGTTTTCATTGCCCGAATTACAGGTGAAAAGTGGCGACCGTATTGCTCTGGTGGGACACAACGGTTGTGGTAAATCGACGCTGTTACGCCATTTATGGCAACGATATCAACAGCAGCCAGAGGCGTGGTTCCATCCCCGCGTCCAGTCCGGCTACTACGACCAAAGCCTGAAGCAGTTAGCCGATGAAGACACGCTGATCGCTGCGCTGGCACGATTTGCCGCTTTCAATCACCAGCAGGCCAAAAAGGCACTGATCGCCGCAGGCTTTCCGTTTCAGCGTCATCAACAATCTGTGGCTTCGTTAAGCGGTGGAGAGCGTTCTCGTCTGTTATTTGTCGGCCTTTCTCTGTCCCGTTACTCGTTGCTGTTGCTGGATGAACCCACCAACCATCTCGATATGGCGGGCAAAGAGGAGCTGGCGCTTGCACTGAACCACTTCGCGGGGGCGGTCATTCTGGTCACCCATGACCGTGCCCTGATGACGCAAAGTTGCAATCGCTTCTGGTTAATTGAACAGCAACAACTGACAGAATGGCCGAGTATGGCGGCCGTGGCCGACCGAATGACCGCCGCACAGCCTTTGCCGTCTCCACCAGCCGTCCCGGTTGCAGCAACACCTAACGTCACCGGGGATGAGGACGTTCTGTTAGCCACGTTGCTGGATTTACAACAGAAACTGGCAGATGACCTACAGCGCAAACCGAAACATCAGAAACCCACGCTCCAGGCGGAGTGGCAACAGCAAATCACCCGTCTGAGTGCAGAACTTGGCTTGCTGTAA
- a CDS encoding MFS transporter, with protein MVQLNNVAAIATAKKTNIRWHIVITLFIITAVSVGDRSTLAIAGKDMSAALGINPGQMGWVFSAFAWAYCLAQIPGGWLLDHLGSKKVYLSGLCLWSIFTLLQGFVDIFHGFGATVCFTVLLFLVGLCEAPVMPGNSRFVADWFPSKERATAAAIFNSAQYFATAIFAPIMGWLTLNYGWQSIFIFMGVLGIVITFSAARVVHNPLNHPRVNREEIDYIRQGGALVDMDQSNVKTRPGIDLKAFKQLVTNRMLLGVYLGQYCINVLTFFFITWFPLYLAMEKGLDIKTVGFIAAIPAICGFLGGLMGGVISDRILRITKSLSVARKTPIVLGMLLSMVMVFCNYVDSIYLVVLFMSLAFLGKGIGALGWAVMSDTAPKEMAGVAGGLFNLCGNFAGIISPVVIGYIVKATGHFEWALVFVAIHALIAIFSFVVIVGPIKRIELNKAS; from the coding sequence ATGGTTCAGCTTAATAATGTCGCGGCTATTGCGACCGCAAAAAAGACCAATATCAGGTGGCATATTGTCATTACGCTTTTTATCATCACGGCGGTCAGCGTAGGTGACCGCTCAACCTTGGCTATTGCCGGTAAAGATATGTCTGCCGCGCTCGGCATCAACCCCGGTCAGATGGGTTGGGTGTTCTCCGCCTTTGCCTGGGCATATTGTCTGGCGCAGATTCCCGGTGGCTGGCTGTTAGATCATTTAGGATCGAAAAAAGTTTATTTATCCGGCTTGTGTCTGTGGTCAATCTTTACCTTATTGCAGGGTTTTGTAGATATTTTTCACGGCTTCGGCGCCACTGTCTGTTTTACCGTGCTGCTGTTTCTGGTTGGTCTGTGTGAAGCCCCGGTGATGCCGGGTAATAGCCGCTTCGTCGCTGACTGGTTCCCTTCGAAAGAACGCGCCACCGCCGCCGCAATTTTTAATTCGGCACAATACTTCGCCACCGCGATTTTTGCACCGATCATGGGATGGTTGACTCTGAATTATGGCTGGCAATCAATTTTTATCTTTATGGGCGTGCTGGGCATCGTGATTACCTTTTCTGCGGCCCGCGTGGTACATAACCCGTTAAATCATCCGCGCGTTAACCGTGAAGAGATTGACTATATTCGCCAGGGTGGTGCACTGGTGGATATGGATCAAAGCAATGTTAAAACGCGTCCGGGGATCGACCTCAAAGCATTTAAGCAATTGGTCACCAATCGTATGTTACTGGGCGTTTATCTCGGCCAGTATTGCATCAACGTGTTGACGTTCTTTTTTATTACCTGGTTTCCACTCTATCTGGCGATGGAAAAAGGACTCGACATCAAAACGGTCGGTTTTATTGCCGCCATTCCAGCCATTTGTGGCTTCCTGGGTGGCCTGATGGGTGGCGTTATTTCTGACCGTATTTTGCGCATCACCAAATCTCTGTCTGTCGCCCGCAAAACCCCGATTGTTCTTGGTATGCTGCTGTCCATGGTGATGGTGTTCTGTAATTATGTCGATTCGATTTATCTGGTGGTGTTGTTTATGTCCTTAGCCTTTCTTGGTAAAGGCATTGGTGCCTTGGGTTGGGCCGTCATGTCCGACACCGCGCCCAAAGAAATGGCTGGGGTTGCCGGTGGCCTCTTTAACTTGTGTGGCAACTTCGCCGGGATTATTTCACCGGTGGTGATTGGTTACATCGTCAAAGCGACCGGACATTTTGAATGGGCGCTGGTATTTGTGGCCATTCACGCGTTAATTGCGATTTTCAGCTTCGTGGTGATTGTTGGCCCCATCAAACGTATCGAACTGAATAAAGCCTCATAA